From one Neovison vison isolate M4711 chromosome 1, ASM_NN_V1, whole genome shotgun sequence genomic stretch:
- the FBXO9 gene encoding F-box only protein 9, whose translation MAEAEEDCHSDTVRAEDDENESPAETDLQAQLQMFRAQWMFELAPGVGSSNLETRPCRASKGSLLKAPDTKGKQELAKEEKARELFLKAVEEEQNGALYEAIKFYRRAMQLVPDIEFKITYTRSPDGDGVGNSYMEDNDDDSKMADLLSCFQQQLTFQESVLKLCQPELESNQTHISVLPMEVLMYIFRWVVSSDLDLRSLEQLSQVCRGFYICARDPEIWRLACLKVWGRSCIKLVPYTSWREMFLERPRVRFDGVYISKTTYIRQGEQSLDGFYRAWHQVEYYRYIRFFPDGLVMVLTTPEEPQSIVPRLRTRNTRTDAILLGHYRLSQDTDNQTKVFAVITKKKEEKPLDYKYRYFRRVPVQEADQSFHVGLQLCSSGHQRFNKLIWIHHSCHVTYRSTGETAVTAFEIDKMYTPLFFARVRSYTAFSERPL comes from the exons gCACAGCTCCAGATGTTCCGAGCTCAGTGGATGTTTGAACTTGCTCCAGGTGTAGGCTCTAGCAATTTAGAAACTCGGCCTTGCAGAGCATCAAAAGGCTCTTTACTGAAAGCACCAGACACCAAAGGAAAGCAAGAATtggcaaaagaagaaaag GCTCGAGAACTCTTCCTAAAAGCAGTAGAAGAAGAACAGAATGGAGCTCTCTATGAAG ccATCAAGTTTTATCGTAGGGCTATGCAACTTGTACCTGATATAGAGTTCAAGATTACTTATACCCGGTCTCCAGATGGTGATGGCGTTGGAAACAGCTA CATGGAAGATAATGACGATGACAGCAAGATGGCAGACCTCTTGTCGTGCTTCCAGCAGCAGCTCACGTTCCAGGAGTCTGTGCTCAAACTGTGTCAGCCTGAGCTGGAGAGCAATCAGACTCACATATCAG tgtTGCCGATGGAGGTCCTGATGTACATCTTCCGATGGGTGGTGTCGAGCGACTTGGACCTCAGGTCATTAGAGCAGCTGTCGCAGGTGTGCAGAGGATTCTATATCTGTGCCAG AGACCCTGAGATATGGCGTTTGGCCTGCTTGAAAGTTTGGGGCAGAAGCTGTATTAAGCTTGTTCCGTACACATCCTGGAGGGAGATGTTTTTAGAAAGGCCCCGTGTTCGGTTTGATG GAGTGTATATCAGTAAAACGACATATATTCGTCAAGGGGAACAGTCTCTTGATGGTTTCTATAGAGCCTGGCACCAAGTGGAATATTACAG GTACATAAGATTCTTCCCTGATGGCCTTGTGATGGTGTTGACAACCCCCGAGGAGCCCCAGTCTATTGTTCCTCGCTTAAGAACTAGGAATACTAG aactgATGCAATTCTGTTGGGTCATTATCGCTTATCACAAGATACAGACAATCAGACCAAAGTATTTGCTGTGAtaaccaagaaaaaagaagag aaaccaCTTGActacaaatacagatatttccGTCGCGTCCCCGTACAAGAAGCAGATCAGAGTTTTCATGTGGGGCTCCAGCTGTGTTCCAGTGGCCACCAGAGGTTCAACAAACTCATCTGGATCCATCATTCTTGTCACGTCACGTACAG ATCAACTGGTGAGACTGCAGTTACTGCTTTTGAGATTGACAAGATGTACACCCCCTTGTTCTTCGCCAGAGTGAGGAGCTACACTGCTTTTTCCGAGAGGCCTCTGTAG